The proteins below come from a single Tigriopus californicus strain San Diego chromosome 3, Tcal_SD_v2.1, whole genome shotgun sequence genomic window:
- the LOC131878345 gene encoding synaptotagmin-6-like, protein MALDYLPYNFSGTSFFHNSPSQSKSGPTSHQDSSHGSIMSLGSSSILTRPTTTSTRSAPVHAKTRRASSPTSIMSLGSTLSALSFGKSPTATNSTPQSPTRMIRSFSREKNVLSSVTFSIHLEHDPQDETNGILTITIESAKDLPLRDYGAPCDVMVHVSLHRDRRSLRKRSRHVFADFKTDVVKQDQNPSFGQSFKTNVPWSDYKNLRMKLSAFDHDRHSKVTEIGTTSLYLKEIKHLNTSAEGLIMTNFLAQKKQEYGELMFGMSYLPTAQRLSFSIMKATNLKYEEIVSNLDDFVPYVRILQLSASGKVVKKKKTSIRPGTKEPAFNETLNFDLNPNQLESTAFMVLLSHKQTSFELQDMDSSSFPETQLPLSERSDSGMSPSPIPSPRPDESAYTQGPTNGHSHGHAHYRLRHRHQGKDLCLGRIVMGSFVRGERERGHWASVIATPRKVFTMWQTLY, encoded by the exons ATGGCTTTGGATTACCTTCCGTACAATTTCAGTGGCACATCTTTTTTTCACAACT CTCCCTCCCAGTCCAAATCGGGGCCGACCTCACATCAGGATTCAAGTCACGGCTCAATCATGTCGTTAGGCTCGTCCTCCATCTTGACTCGCCCCACGACGACGTCCACAAGGAGTGCACCTGTCCACGCGAAAACACGACGGGCCTCGTCCCCCACCTCAATCATGTCCCTGGGATCCACACTGTCAGCCCTGTCCTTCGGTAAAAGCCCGACGGCCACAAACTCGACCCCCCAGTCGCCCACGCGGATGATCCGATCCTTTAGCCGAGAGAAGAACGTTCTGTCCAGTGTCACGTTTTCAATTCACTTGGAACATGACCCGCAGGATGAGACCAATGGGATCCTCACCATCACCATCGAG AGTGCCAAGGATTTGCCTCTTCGAGATTATGGAGCTCCTTGTGATGTCATGGTCCATGTGTCGCTTCATCGGGATCGTCGATCCCTGCGAAAGCGTTCCAGGCACGTGTTTGCCGACTTCAAGACCGACGTGGTGAAACAGGATCAGAATCCAAGCTTTGGGCAATCTTTCAAAACGAATGTTCCCTGGAGCGATTACAAG AATCTGCGTATGAAACTGAGTGCATTCGACCACGATCGTCACAGCAAAGTGactgaaattggaacaacgtccTTGTACCTCAAGGAAATTAAACATTTGAATACCTCCGCAGAGGGTTTAATTATGACCAActttttggctcaaaagaaACAG GAATATGGCGAGCTCATGTTTGGAATGAGCTATTTACCCACAGCCCAACGCCTGTCTTTCAGCATCATGAAAGCCACAAATCtcaaatatgaagaaattgtttcaaacttGGACGATTTTG TTCCATACGTGCGAATTCTCCAATTGAGTGCCAGTGGAAAAGtggtcaagaaaaagaagacgtCCATCCGTCCCGGAACCAAAGAACCGGCTTTCAACGAAACCTTAAATTTCGATCTGAACCCTAACCAGTTAGAGTCCACGGCTTTCATGGTGCTTTTGTCTCACAAGCAAACCTCGTTTGAACTTCAG GACATGGATTCCTCGAGCTTTCCAGAAACTCAATTGCCTTTGTCAGAGCGATCCGATTCTGGAATGAGTCCCTCGCCCATCCCTAGTCCACGACCAGATGAAAGTGCTTACACCCAAGGGCCAACTAATGGTCATTCCCATGGTCACGCCCACTACCGTCTTCGCCATCGCCATCAAGGCAAGGACTTGTGCTTGGGTCGAATTGTGATGGGAAGCTTCGTCCGaggagagcgagagcgaggaCATTGGGCCTCAGTCATAGCCACGCCCCGAAAAGTGTTCACCATGTGGCAAACCCTGTATTAA
- the LOC131878112 gene encoding chymotrypsin B-like: MKRQLRNEMYLPSFSSRNVFCESKFRHEDFLGPSFKIIDGTETPVHAFPWMVSLQYDGEHFCGGSLINEDTVLTAAHCMNLPNFQSNYCQVFLGEHDLSLTNETEFTLQRRVSRIVLHHGYSDATSPLTHDIAILKLDQSVPFSPAIGPVCLPTDSSASFEPRLGISIGWGITENGTLSDVLQQVEINIISSEVCQQIIGPLGVQVSPVMMCTLGGPNGGESTCNGDSGGPLMVRQDNKFILVGLVSFGEVDCTAPLPSVYARVAPFLDWIAVALST, from the exons ATGAAGCGACAACTCCGTAATGAAATGTATCttccatcattttcatctcGGAATGTCTTCTGCGAATCAAAATTTCGTCACGAAGACTTCCTTGGTCCAAGCTTTAAGATAATTGATGGTACAGAGACTCCAGTTCATGCTTTTCCTTGGATGGTATCGCTACAATACGATGGAGAACATTTCTGTGGAGGCAGCCTCATCAACGAAGATACGGTTCTCACCGCCGCTCATTGTATGAATTTACCCAACTTTCAAAGCAATTATTG TCAGGTCTTCCTGGGCGAGCACGATTTGTCTCTAACCAATGAAACCGAGTTTACCCTTCAAAGACGAGTTTCGCGTATAGTACTACACCATGGATATTCGGACGCAACTTCACCGCTGACCCACGACATTGCCATTCTGAAACTGGACCAAAGTGTGCCCTTCAGCCCAGCCATTGGCCCAGTATGTCTCCCAACAGACTCAAGTGCTTCATTCGAGCCAAGGTTGGGCATCTCGATTGGTTGGGGAATTACTGAGAATGGAACGCTCTCAGATGTATTACAACAG GTTGAGATCAATATCATTTCCAGCGAAGTGTGCCAGCAAATCATAGGGCCCTTGGGCGTACAAGTATCTCCTGTTATGATGTGTACCTTAGGAGGTCCCAATGGAGGAGAATCAACGTGTAATGGAGATTCTGGGGGCCCCCTTATGGTCCGTCAAGACAATAAATTCATCCTGGTTGGGCTGGTGAGCTTTGGTGAGGTGGATTGCACAGCACCATTGCCATCCGTATACGCCAGGGTCGCACCTTTTTTGGATTGGATAGCTGTGGCCTTGTCCACCTAA
- the LOC131878588 gene encoding brain tumor protein-like isoform X1, whose protein sequence is MVRQKSGEMASPTPSIDSLNGAGVGSLCGDQVNDHSSVESGLGGNSTSSHVYGGSSTGPSSMAEHMGSSTSSAASPSSSGLGSSPLGQPSVFASGTLSVSASSSSSSKCLVCHGSLSQPKVLLCLHTFCQSCLERIQDHPEKISCPSCHADTPLRNGGVAGLLSDFGVPALTDGGSFISLGNNFMPTFDGHLVSMTEPSVNTHSSLVLHQAQQQQQQQQQQQQQQQQQHCLSAQQQQHQHQPNNPDLHELEAIHQLVQEGKAKASEICSNLKNTEGASQRLGNHFVKTQKEINEAFQYYANAMEERKAEILRDLEAVHSSRQAGVALYTEKSQETVEKIYQLNDFIERLVKHASSGEVLLFKRPIEQKFAAILAPLSKYDSNLDHLIDFEFASNPNAVPSAIKNTFGFIRIRSESSGELPNNRMLSNLGKQPPISRPVSQAPGHGSPSSSSSSSSSSSGSHHTLGLSPLLGNVSGAGNVLSNGLAQGIATLAAASSNNNATNLINGMHLNGNSLKNLLERQQQQIPASVSATAGGYPYANSNGGVNSGASSCSSLLDTDSLLAKRFNRAMGPLVSGNSSLSDLSNGLGGHSNNPYEKWSNGSDNLLFNGSVCSNDSQTATHYAALSSAVAAAAAAAGSSSLGGGAPGGPSNDHFMDLTSKIMGSPHANTSLFPPKSQIKRQKMIYHCKFGEFGVLEGQFTEPSGVAVNAQNDIIVADTNNHRIQIFDKEGRFKFQFGECGKRDGQLLYPNRVAVVRQSGDIIVTERSPTHQVQIYNQYGQFVRKFGANILQHPRGVCVDHKGRIIVVECKVMRVIIFDQMGNVLSKFGCSKHLEFPNGVVVNDRQEIFISDNRAHCVKVFNYEGTYLRQIGGEGITNYPIGVGINAAGEVTIADNHNNFNLSVFSQDGQLLSALESKVKHAQCFDVSLMDDGSVVLASKDYRLYIYRYVQVPPCAM, encoded by the exons ATGGTCAGACAGAAGTCTGGTGAGATGGCCTCTCCCACTCCTTCCATCGACAGCCTCAATGGTGCCGGCGTAGGTTCACTCTGCGGGGACCAGGTCAATGATCACAGTAGCGTGGAGTCCGGTTTGGGGGGTAACAGTACCAGTAGCCATGTCTATGGGGGCTCGAGCACTGGGCCCTCGTCCATGGCCGAACATATGGGTTCATCCACGTCTTCGGCGGCCTCGCCGTCGTCATCCGGATTAGGATCTTCACCATTGGGACAACCTTCAGTGTTTGCCTCGGGCACTTTGTCAGTGTCTGCCAGCAGTTCTTCCTCCTCGAAGTGCTTGGTCTGTCATGGATCTCTGTCTCAACCGAAAGTACTGTTGTGCCTGCATACATTCTGCCAATCGTGCCTGGAACGAATTCAAGATCACCCCGAGAAGATCAGTTGTCCATCGTGCCACGCTGATACGCCCTTGCGTAATGGAGGGGTGGCTGGTCTCTTGTCAGATTTTGGCGTTCCAGCACTCACTGACGGGGGAAGTTTCATCTCCTTGGGAAATAAT TTCATGCCAACTTTTGATGGTCATCTGGTTTCGATGACGGAACCCTCTGTGAACACTCATAGTTCTTTGGTCCTTCACCAAGcgcagcagcaacaacaacaacaacaacagcagcagcagcagcaacaacaacaacattgtcTCTCGGcccaacagcaacaacaccaacaccaaccgAACAATCCTGACCTCCATGAGCTCGAGGCCATCCACCAGCTCGTCCAAGAAGGCAAAGCTAAGGCCAGTGAGATCTGCTCGAATCTCAAGAATACGGAGGGTGCCTCGCAAAGGCTAGGAAATCATTTCGTCAAGACTCAAAAGGAAATCAATGAGGCATTTCAATACTACGCCAATGCTATGGAGGAGCGCAAAGCCGAGATCCTTCGAGACCTGGAGGCCGTCCATTCGAGTCGTCAAGCCGGAGTGGCTCTCTACACCGAGAAGTCGCAAGAGACCGTAGAGAAAATCTATCAG CTGAACGACTTCATCGAACGCTTGGTGAAGCACGCCTCCAGCGGTGAGGTCCTCTTGTTCAAACGACCCATCGAGCAAAAGTTCGCGGCCATCCTTGCCCCATTGTCCAAATATGATAGCAATTTGGACCACTTGATCGACTTCGAATTTGCCTCCAACCCCAACGCCGTTCCATCGGCCATCAAGAACACCTTTGGATTCATTCGCATCCGAAGCGAGTCATCGGGCGAGTTGCCCAACAACCGCATGCTGAGCAACCTCGGCAAACAGCCGCCCATCTCGCGCCCCGTGTCTCAAGCTCCAGGGCATGGATCACcttcatcttcgtcctcgtcatcctcgtcgtcatcTGGCTCGCACCACACGCTGGGATTGTCGCCTCTCCTCGGCAATGTGAGCGGTGCTGGCAACGTTCTCTCCAACGGGTTGGCTCAAGGCATCGCCACTTTGGCTGCAGCCTCCTCCAACAACAATGCCACGAACCTTATCAATGGAATGCATCTGAATGGAAacagcttgaagaacctcttgGAGAGACAACAACAGCAGATCCCAGCCTCGGTTTCGGCAACCGCTGGCGGTTATCCGTACGCGAACTCCAACGGAGGAGTTAATTCTGGCGCTTCCAGCTGCTCCTCGCTGCTGGATACGGACTCGTTGTTGGCCAAGCGGTTCAACCGAGCTATGGGACCACTTGTTAGCGGTAATTCCTCGCTGAGCGACCTCTCCAATGGATTGGGAGGCCACTCGAACAACCCATACGAGAAGTGGTCCAATGGTTCAGACAACCTCCTCTTCAACGGCTCGGTTTGCTCCAACGACTCCCAAACGGCGACTCATTACGCAGCCTTGTCTAGTGCTGTGGCGGCCGCGGCTGCCGCGGCCGGTTCCTCCTCTTTGGGAGGCGGAGCACCCGGAGGCCCTTCCAATGATCATTTCATGGACCTCACCTCCAAGATCATGGGCTCGCCCCATGCCAACACCTCGCTCTTTCCCCCCAAATCTCAGATCAAGCGACAAAAGATGATCTACCATTGCAAATTCGGCGAATTCGGTGTGCTTGAAGGCCAATTTACGGAGCCGAGTGGCGTGGCCGTGAATGCCCAGAACGATATCATCGTGGCTGACACGAACAACCACCGCATCCAGATCTTTGACAAGGAGGGTCGTTTCAAGTTCCAGTTCGGCGAGTGCGGCAAACGGGACGGCCAGTTGCTGTACCCGAACCGTGTTGCCGTGGTGCGTCAGTCCGGCGACATCATCGTGACGGAGCGATCTCCAACACACCAGGTGCAGATCTATAACCAATATGGGCAATTCGTTCGGAAGTTTGGCGCCAATATCTTGCAACATCCCCGGGGAGTCTGTGTGGACCACAAGGGTCGCATTATCGTGGTCGAGTGCAAAGTGATGCGCGTGATCATCTTTGACCAAATGGGCAATGTCCTGAGCAAATTTGGCTGCTCAAAACACTTGGAATTTCCCAATGGTGTCGTGGTCAACGACCGTCAAGAGATCTTTATCTCTGACAACCGGGCCCACTGCGTGAAGGTCTTCAACTACGAGGGCACCTATCTGAGGCAAATTGGAGGAGAAG GCATCACCAACTATCCGATTGGCGTGGGGATTAACGCCGCTGGCGAAGTGACCATCGCAGATAACCAtaacaatttcaatctgtcCGTGTTTAGCCAAGATGGCCAGCTCCTTTCTGCTCTGGAGAGCAAGGTGAAGCACGCCCAGTGTTTCGACGTGTCCCTCATGGACGATGGGTCGGTGGTGTTGGCCTCGAAGGATTACCGCCTCTACATCTATCGCTACGTTCAAGTGCCACCCTGTGCCATGTAG
- the LOC131878588 gene encoding brain tumor protein-like isoform X2 → MPTFDGHLVSMTEPSVNTHSSLVLHQAQQQQQQQQQQQQQQQQQHCLSAQQQQHQHQPNNPDLHELEAIHQLVQEGKAKASEICSNLKNTEGASQRLGNHFVKTQKEINEAFQYYANAMEERKAEILRDLEAVHSSRQAGVALYTEKSQETVEKIYQLNDFIERLVKHASSGEVLLFKRPIEQKFAAILAPLSKYDSNLDHLIDFEFASNPNAVPSAIKNTFGFIRIRSESSGELPNNRMLSNLGKQPPISRPVSQAPGHGSPSSSSSSSSSSSGSHHTLGLSPLLGNVSGAGNVLSNGLAQGIATLAAASSNNNATNLINGMHLNGNSLKNLLERQQQQIPASVSATAGGYPYANSNGGVNSGASSCSSLLDTDSLLAKRFNRAMGPLVSGNSSLSDLSNGLGGHSNNPYEKWSNGSDNLLFNGSVCSNDSQTATHYAALSSAVAAAAAAAGSSSLGGGAPGGPSNDHFMDLTSKIMGSPHANTSLFPPKSQIKRQKMIYHCKFGEFGVLEGQFTEPSGVAVNAQNDIIVADTNNHRIQIFDKEGRFKFQFGECGKRDGQLLYPNRVAVVRQSGDIIVTERSPTHQVQIYNQYGQFVRKFGANILQHPRGVCVDHKGRIIVVECKVMRVIIFDQMGNVLSKFGCSKHLEFPNGVVVNDRQEIFISDNRAHCVKVFNYEGTYLRQIGGEGITNYPIGVGINAAGEVTIADNHNNFNLSVFSQDGQLLSALESKVKHAQCFDVSLMDDGSVVLASKDYRLYIYRYVQVPPCAM, encoded by the exons ATGCCAACTTTTGATGGTCATCTGGTTTCGATGACGGAACCCTCTGTGAACACTCATAGTTCTTTGGTCCTTCACCAAGcgcagcagcaacaacaacaacaacaacagcagcagcagcagcaacaacaacaacattgtcTCTCGGcccaacagcaacaacaccaacaccaaccgAACAATCCTGACCTCCATGAGCTCGAGGCCATCCACCAGCTCGTCCAAGAAGGCAAAGCTAAGGCCAGTGAGATCTGCTCGAATCTCAAGAATACGGAGGGTGCCTCGCAAAGGCTAGGAAATCATTTCGTCAAGACTCAAAAGGAAATCAATGAGGCATTTCAATACTACGCCAATGCTATGGAGGAGCGCAAAGCCGAGATCCTTCGAGACCTGGAGGCCGTCCATTCGAGTCGTCAAGCCGGAGTGGCTCTCTACACCGAGAAGTCGCAAGAGACCGTAGAGAAAATCTATCAG CTGAACGACTTCATCGAACGCTTGGTGAAGCACGCCTCCAGCGGTGAGGTCCTCTTGTTCAAACGACCCATCGAGCAAAAGTTCGCGGCCATCCTTGCCCCATTGTCCAAATATGATAGCAATTTGGACCACTTGATCGACTTCGAATTTGCCTCCAACCCCAACGCCGTTCCATCGGCCATCAAGAACACCTTTGGATTCATTCGCATCCGAAGCGAGTCATCGGGCGAGTTGCCCAACAACCGCATGCTGAGCAACCTCGGCAAACAGCCGCCCATCTCGCGCCCCGTGTCTCAAGCTCCAGGGCATGGATCACcttcatcttcgtcctcgtcatcctcgtcgtcatcTGGCTCGCACCACACGCTGGGATTGTCGCCTCTCCTCGGCAATGTGAGCGGTGCTGGCAACGTTCTCTCCAACGGGTTGGCTCAAGGCATCGCCACTTTGGCTGCAGCCTCCTCCAACAACAATGCCACGAACCTTATCAATGGAATGCATCTGAATGGAAacagcttgaagaacctcttgGAGAGACAACAACAGCAGATCCCAGCCTCGGTTTCGGCAACCGCTGGCGGTTATCCGTACGCGAACTCCAACGGAGGAGTTAATTCTGGCGCTTCCAGCTGCTCCTCGCTGCTGGATACGGACTCGTTGTTGGCCAAGCGGTTCAACCGAGCTATGGGACCACTTGTTAGCGGTAATTCCTCGCTGAGCGACCTCTCCAATGGATTGGGAGGCCACTCGAACAACCCATACGAGAAGTGGTCCAATGGTTCAGACAACCTCCTCTTCAACGGCTCGGTTTGCTCCAACGACTCCCAAACGGCGACTCATTACGCAGCCTTGTCTAGTGCTGTGGCGGCCGCGGCTGCCGCGGCCGGTTCCTCCTCTTTGGGAGGCGGAGCACCCGGAGGCCCTTCCAATGATCATTTCATGGACCTCACCTCCAAGATCATGGGCTCGCCCCATGCCAACACCTCGCTCTTTCCCCCCAAATCTCAGATCAAGCGACAAAAGATGATCTACCATTGCAAATTCGGCGAATTCGGTGTGCTTGAAGGCCAATTTACGGAGCCGAGTGGCGTGGCCGTGAATGCCCAGAACGATATCATCGTGGCTGACACGAACAACCACCGCATCCAGATCTTTGACAAGGAGGGTCGTTTCAAGTTCCAGTTCGGCGAGTGCGGCAAACGGGACGGCCAGTTGCTGTACCCGAACCGTGTTGCCGTGGTGCGTCAGTCCGGCGACATCATCGTGACGGAGCGATCTCCAACACACCAGGTGCAGATCTATAACCAATATGGGCAATTCGTTCGGAAGTTTGGCGCCAATATCTTGCAACATCCCCGGGGAGTCTGTGTGGACCACAAGGGTCGCATTATCGTGGTCGAGTGCAAAGTGATGCGCGTGATCATCTTTGACCAAATGGGCAATGTCCTGAGCAAATTTGGCTGCTCAAAACACTTGGAATTTCCCAATGGTGTCGTGGTCAACGACCGTCAAGAGATCTTTATCTCTGACAACCGGGCCCACTGCGTGAAGGTCTTCAACTACGAGGGCACCTATCTGAGGCAAATTGGAGGAGAAG GCATCACCAACTATCCGATTGGCGTGGGGATTAACGCCGCTGGCGAAGTGACCATCGCAGATAACCAtaacaatttcaatctgtcCGTGTTTAGCCAAGATGGCCAGCTCCTTTCTGCTCTGGAGAGCAAGGTGAAGCACGCCCAGTGTTTCGACGTGTCCCTCATGGACGATGGGTCGGTGGTGTTGGCCTCGAAGGATTACCGCCTCTACATCTATCGCTACGTTCAAGTGCCACCCTGTGCCATGTAG